Proteins found in one Thalassomonas actiniarum genomic segment:
- the ligA gene encoding NAD-dependent DNA ligase LigA, producing MTEQQLSSRVAELTRQINEYNHQYYVLDQPSVPDVEYDRLMRELIEIETNHPALKALDSPSQKVGGEALSAFTQVTHQLPMLSLDNVFSAEEWQAFVKRLHDRLGSNDTLAMCAEPKLDGLAVSLRYENGVLVQAATRGDGSTGENITENIRTIKSIPLRLSGDTYPGILEVRGEVFMPKASFDALNAQAIKKGEKTFANPRNAAAGSLRQLDSKITAKRNLAFYAYGVGFVGDSTENALGQTWLENSHYGRLEQLKTVGLPMCPEVRLLTNENECQAFYQDILDSREQLSYEIDGTVLKVDDIALQEKLGFVARAPRWATAYKFPAQEELTVLEDVEFQVGRTGAITPVARLKPVFVGGVTVSNATLHNQDEIERLEIKIADTVVIRRAGDVIPQIVSVVKDKRPENARDIEFPKACPVCGSEVEKAEGEAVLRCSGGLICGAQRKEAIKHFASRKALDVDGLGDKLVEQLVDEKLIATPADLFTLTEIQVSTLERMGQKSAAKLLKSLETAKSTTLARFIYALGIREVGETTAANLANHYLTLDAVMAADEESLLEVSDIGAVVAHNILHFFQQENNRQVLTALLDVGIHWPAIEVKAADEQPLDGQTFVLTGTLSQMGRNDAKAALQSLGAKVSGSVSAKTHYLVAGEKAGSKLTKAQDLGVDVLTEDELVALLTQHKAMP from the coding sequence ATGACTGAACAGCAGCTTTCAAGCCGTGTTGCCGAGCTTACCCGGCAAATCAATGAATACAATCACCAATATTATGTGCTTGACCAGCCCAGCGTGCCTGATGTGGAATACGATCGCCTGATGCGGGAGCTGATCGAAATTGAAACTAACCACCCGGCATTAAAAGCCCTGGACTCGCCCAGCCAGAAAGTCGGGGGAGAGGCGCTAAGTGCTTTTACCCAGGTGACCCATCAATTGCCTATGCTGTCCCTGGATAATGTCTTCTCCGCCGAAGAGTGGCAGGCGTTTGTCAAACGTTTGCATGATCGTTTGGGCTCAAACGATACCCTGGCCATGTGCGCCGAGCCGAAACTCGACGGCTTGGCGGTGAGCCTGCGTTACGAAAACGGTGTGTTGGTGCAGGCGGCAACCCGGGGGGACGGCAGTACCGGTGAGAATATCACCGAAAATATCCGCACCATTAAATCGATCCCGCTGCGCCTGAGCGGTGATACTTACCCGGGCATCCTGGAAGTTCGCGGTGAAGTCTTTATGCCTAAAGCCAGCTTTGATGCTCTTAATGCACAGGCAATTAAAAAAGGTGAGAAAACCTTTGCCAACCCGAGAAACGCGGCGGCAGGCAGTTTGCGCCAGCTGGACTCGAAAATAACCGCCAAACGTAACCTGGCGTTTTATGCCTACGGTGTCGGTTTTGTCGGGGATAGTACGGAAAATGCCCTGGGGCAGACCTGGCTGGAGAACTCTCACTATGGGCGCTTAGAACAGCTGAAAACCGTAGGTTTGCCTATGTGTCCGGAAGTACGTCTACTGACCAATGAAAATGAATGTCAGGCTTTTTACCAGGATATTTTGGACAGTCGTGAGCAGCTTAGTTATGAAATCGACGGCACGGTCTTAAAAGTGGATGATATCGCGCTGCAAGAAAAGCTCGGTTTCGTTGCCCGGGCGCCGCGCTGGGCTACCGCTTATAAGTTTCCGGCACAGGAAGAGCTTACCGTACTGGAAGACGTCGAATTCCAGGTGGGACGCACCGGCGCTATCACCCCGGTGGCCCGTTTAAAACCTGTGTTTGTCGGCGGGGTAACCGTCAGTAATGCTACCTTGCATAACCAGGATGAAATTGAGCGTCTGGAAATAAAAATAGCCGATACCGTAGTGATCCGCCGCGCCGGCGATGTGATCCCGCAAATTGTCAGTGTGGTGAAAGATAAACGCCCTGAAAATGCCCGGGATATTGAATTTCCCAAGGCCTGTCCGGTATGCGGCTCAGAAGTGGAAAAAGCCGAAGGGGAAGCGGTGCTTCGCTGCAGCGGCGGCTTGATTTGCGGCGCGCAGCGTAAAGAAGCGATCAAACATTTTGCTTCCCGTAAGGCGCTGGATGTCGACGGTTTAGGGGATAAACTGGTGGAGCAACTGGTAGATGAAAAACTTATTGCTACGCCGGCGGACTTATTTACCCTGACAGAAATCCAGGTCAGCACGTTGGAGCGCATGGGACAAAAGTCTGCCGCTAAGCTGTTAAAGTCGCTGGAGACAGCCAAATCCACCACGCTGGCGCGCTTTATTTACGCCCTGGGGATCCGTGAAGTGGGGGAAACCACGGCGGCAAACTTAGCCAATCATTATCTTACCCTGGACGCTGTTATGGCGGCGGATGAAGAATCTTTGCTGGAGGTCAGCGATATCGGCGCCGTGGTGGCGCACAACATATTGCACTTTTTCCAGCAGGAAAATAACCGCCAGGTGCTGACGGCTTTGCTTGATGTGGGTATTCACTGGCCGGCAATTGAAGTGAAAGCCGCCGATGAGCAGCCGCTTGACGGGCAAACTTTTGTTTTAACCGGTACTTTAAGCCAGATGGGACGAAATGATGCCAAAGCGGCATTACAAAGCCTGGGAGCCAAGGTTTCCGGCAGCGTTTCGGCAAAAACCCATTACCTGGTGGCGGGGGAAAAAGCCGGCTCCAAGTTGACCAAGGCGCAGGACTTAGGAGTTGATGTGTTAACGGAAGACGAGCTGGTGGCCTTGCTGACTCAGCATAAGGCGATGCCATGA
- a CDS encoding DUF3392 domain-containing protein, translated as MMALLADMGQWLRPYQYQLALAIIATLLVLFGNDINRWLKKLLSGQHFVVRLVVFVVVCAFGYGLATVWLTALLAQQLAKIPNLYFMPSCLLAFIVLGLFAQKQRQI; from the coding sequence ATGATGGCTTTGTTAGCCGACATGGGCCAGTGGCTTCGCCCTTATCAATATCAGCTGGCCTTGGCAATTATTGCAACTTTGCTGGTGCTGTTCGGTAATGATATTAACCGTTGGCTGAAAAAGCTGCTTAGCGGACAGCACTTTGTTGTCCGCCTGGTGGTATTTGTCGTGGTGTGTGCTTTTGGTTATGGCCTGGCCACGGTATGGCTGACGGCTTTGCTGGCACAGCAGCTGGCAAAGATCCCTAACCTTTATTTTATGCCGAGCTGCCTGCTGGCATTTATTGTACTTGGCCTTTTTGCTCAAAAGCAGCGGCAAATTTAA
- the cysZ gene encoding sulfate transporter CysZ: MSYQQLTTHAPHASSGAGYFIKGFELIRLKGVRRFVFIPLLVNLLFFSIAFYYLFLELEHYMGLIEAMVPDWLSWIGYVLWPLALFTLLVIFSFIFSTVANWLAAPFNGLLSEKVEQKLTGHQLDDGKITDIIKDIPRTLGREWCKLKYYLPRAIGFFLIMWFLPVIGQLIWFLFIAWMMAVQYKDYPFDNHKVPFSEMKSALQQNKGLSYSFGITVAIFSMVPIINLIVMPVAICGATALWVDNYRGEFVTRS; this comes from the coding sequence ATGTCTTATCAGCAGCTAACAACTCATGCACCTCACGCCAGCAGTGGCGCAGGTTATTTTATCAAGGGCTTTGAACTCATCCGCCTTAAAGGGGTGCGCCGTTTTGTTTTTATCCCCCTGTTGGTTAATTTACTGTTTTTCTCTATCGCCTTTTATTATCTTTTTCTCGAACTCGAGCATTATATGGGGCTAATTGAAGCCATGGTACCCGACTGGCTCAGCTGGATAGGTTATGTGCTCTGGCCGCTGGCTTTATTTACCCTATTGGTTATTTTCTCTTTTATCTTCAGTACCGTCGCCAACTGGCTGGCGGCGCCTTTTAACGGCCTGTTATCGGAAAAGGTAGAGCAAAAGCTCACCGGCCATCAGCTCGATGACGGCAAAATAACCGATATCATCAAAGATATTCCCAGGACTTTAGGACGGGAATGGTGCAAGTTAAAATATTACCTGCCCAGAGCCATAGGCTTTTTCCTTATTATGTGGTTTTTACCCGTTATCGGCCAATTGATCTGGTTTTTGTTTATTGCCTGGATGATGGCGGTGCAATATAAGGACTACCCGTTTGATAACCATAAAGTGCCCTTTAGTGAAATGAAATCGGCACTACAGCAAAACAAAGGTCTGAGTTACAGTTTCGGTATTACCGTAGCGATATTTTCTATGGTACCCATCATTAACCTGATCGTAATGCCGGTGGCCATTTGCGGCGCTACTGCATTATGGGTAGATAACTACCGCGGAGAATTTGTTACCCGGTCATAA
- the zipA gene encoding cell division protein ZipA: protein MEDSFRNTLLIISAVVIGAIFVHGLWTIRKNKNPYKLKADNAKIEPVSEEVDKSGFDQYGVGQPKVAGQSAAASQQNAAVKSAAHEPQVNTEQAAAPTAPVAEQMQIETPAAEPEPFYANEEAPDIAPIAGSDLAPEHVEPALGNIDDIEEITPAVPGQGGTTKTLLSEAEQEMLEPVEIEKPVYQTPVSQPKPQVQRAVQKEVKQATSEAKPKGEAIEQEVLVLSVVMPQNQLISGAALLPSLLTLGMKFGDMGIFHRHQDNAGNGKVTFSLANMMNPGTFDLDNMESFATQGVSLFMTLPNEGDAFEVFEQMLSAAKQLATEFNGQVLDDKRSVMTKQTEQHYISNIREFERKRCIAGA, encoded by the coding sequence ATGGAAGATAGTTTCAGAAATACATTACTTATAATCAGTGCAGTGGTCATTGGTGCCATTTTTGTCCATGGCTTGTGGACGATCCGCAAAAATAAGAACCCTTATAAGTTAAAGGCCGATAACGCCAAAATCGAACCTGTATCCGAAGAGGTCGATAAAAGCGGCTTTGATCAGTACGGCGTCGGTCAGCCGAAAGTGGCGGGCCAGTCTGCAGCGGCCAGTCAGCAAAATGCCGCCGTGAAGAGCGCAGCCCATGAACCTCAAGTGAACACTGAACAAGCGGCTGCACCAACTGCGCCGGTAGCTGAGCAGATGCAAATTGAAACGCCGGCAGCAGAGCCGGAGCCTTTTTATGCCAACGAAGAGGCGCCGGATATAGCGCCAATCGCAGGCAGCGATCTGGCACCTGAACATGTTGAGCCCGCGTTAGGCAATATCGATGACATAGAAGAGATAACACCAGCCGTGCCGGGGCAGGGCGGTACCACCAAGACACTGTTATCGGAAGCAGAGCAGGAAATGCTTGAGCCGGTAGAAATTGAAAAGCCGGTTTACCAGACTCCGGTGTCTCAGCCTAAACCTCAAGTACAAAGAGCAGTACAAAAAGAGGTTAAGCAAGCTACATCAGAGGCCAAGCCTAAAGGGGAAGCGATAGAGCAGGAAGTGTTGGTACTTTCTGTGGTGATGCCGCAAAACCAGTTGATTTCAGGCGCGGCCTTGTTGCCGAGCTTACTGACCCTGGGCATGAAATTTGGTGATATGGGGATCTTCCACCGCCACCAGGACAATGCCGGTAACGGCAAAGTGACCTTCAGTCTGGCAAATATGATGAACCCGGGGACTTTTGATCTCGATAATATGGAAAGTTTCGCCACCCAGGGGGTGAGCTTGTTTATGACTTTGCCAAACGAAGGAGATGCCTTCGAGGTGTTTGAGCAGATGTTATCGGCGGCGAAACAGCTGGCCACGGAATTTAACGGCCAGGTGCTTGACGATAAACGCAGCGTGATGACCAAACAAACCGAGCAGCATTACATCAGTAATATCCGGGAGTTTGAGCGTAAACGTTGTATTGCCGGCGCCTAA
- a CDS encoding LamG-like jellyroll fold domain-containing protein: MQTNRHIKMQSPCLLKFLFVPVVALLLSAWAHAFSSPLIGERPDFSRWTAKDIGQANIPGTFTVNDDLTIQLQGSGNDIWNEADNFYYLYREVTGDTTIITKVHSVEYTHYWAKGAVMFRETLEPGSVNVALDYAAAGKVALQWRPVADERSFYFSRNAGITPVWLKLQRQGDRFTGYYSLDGSTWQLTTSQTIDMAETFYVGLAASPHVTTATNEVVFSDVALQTVEPYNYKAKVYLMAGQSNMQGHGAVSALATTSGAGLAAKRDDVFIKNIISNSRGLDGLAPGFGARSSSYGVELKMGNMLGDVLEENVYLFKGAQGGTTLDNTAHWRPLAHGGEAGNLYDQLLSGFKAFIQEELVANNIDYEIAGFIWFQGYNDTFGTQALYENHLRNLISSVRADLALPELPVVITQINDNRGSAGDMVMAAQAKVAQEDPLARLVYTADQRPYYHYGHDSYIVIGERIARESLAFLGYAVTTTDEYTASPSTVLTIDAANGVLTNDEGVTSANLVSDVSHGALVLDQDGSFEYTPAPGYVGADSFTYRSMKNGRHGNSAKVTLWVRDNTAPLVLHYDFDNSNEQVIKDTASGVPAAVVKSGISFEHPGAVNTSAYFDGNTVLHYLSEYPVYAFLDLSTEQDFSISAWVKPDAGISGEPILISNKYYYNSKWGFAFTLANNGTAIKAFVGSYDHQNHVDKSKSVIGGDINLTDGQWHHVAVTFGFTENAMKLYIDGKLVGETDLTGLSGEINKYESAIGDGSGGGNGSSQSYKGYMDELRLYRKSLSADEINNLYLKLN; the protein is encoded by the coding sequence ATGCAAACAAACAGGCATATTAAGATGCAATCGCCGTGTCTATTGAAGTTTCTATTCGTCCCTGTGGTGGCCTTGCTGCTCTCGGCATGGGCGCATGCCTTTTCTTCCCCTTTAATAGGGGAAAGACCCGATTTCAGCCGCTGGACGGCTAAAGATATCGGTCAGGCCAATATCCCCGGTACTTTTACTGTCAACGACGATTTAACTATTCAGTTGCAGGGTTCAGGCAACGATATCTGGAATGAAGCGGATAATTTCTATTATCTTTACCGGGAAGTGACCGGCGATACCACGATTATCACTAAAGTGCACAGTGTTGAATACACCCATTACTGGGCCAAAGGGGCGGTGATGTTTCGTGAAACCCTGGAGCCCGGTTCGGTGAATGTCGCGCTGGATTATGCCGCCGCCGGTAAGGTGGCGCTGCAATGGCGTCCGGTAGCCGATGAGCGTTCTTTTTATTTCAGCCGCAACGCCGGCATCACCCCGGTATGGTTAAAGCTGCAAAGACAGGGGGATCGCTTTACCGGTTATTATTCTCTCGATGGCAGCACCTGGCAGCTGACCACCAGCCAGACCATAGATATGGCGGAGACTTTCTATGTCGGCCTGGCCGCCAGTCCCCATGTGACCACGGCAACCAATGAAGTGGTTTTTTCTGATGTTGCCCTTCAAACGGTTGAGCCGTACAACTATAAGGCCAAGGTTTATCTGATGGCGGGCCAGTCTAATATGCAGGGACATGGTGCGGTAAGTGCTTTGGCGACTACCTCAGGTGCCGGTTTAGCCGCTAAGCGTGATGATGTCTTTATTAAAAATATCATTTCCAACAGCCGGGGGCTGGATGGGCTGGCTCCGGGCTTTGGCGCGCGCAGCAGCAGTTACGGCGTGGAATTAAAAATGGGCAATATGCTTGGCGATGTATTGGAGGAAAATGTCTATTTGTTCAAGGGGGCTCAAGGGGGCACTACGTTGGACAATACTGCCCACTGGCGTCCGCTTGCCCATGGCGGTGAAGCGGGCAACTTGTATGATCAACTGCTCAGCGGCTTTAAGGCCTTTATACAGGAGGAGTTAGTCGCAAATAATATTGATTATGAAATTGCCGGTTTTATCTGGTTCCAGGGATATAACGACACTTTTGGCACACAGGCGCTTTATGAAAATCATTTGCGCAACTTGATAAGCTCGGTGCGTGCCGATTTAGCCCTGCCTGAATTGCCTGTAGTGATCACCCAGATCAATGATAACCGCGGCAGTGCCGGTGATATGGTCATGGCGGCACAGGCTAAAGTGGCGCAGGAAGATCCCCTGGCCCGGCTGGTTTATACCGCAGATCAACGCCCTTATTACCACTACGGCCATGACAGTTATATTGTTATCGGTGAACGTATCGCCCGGGAAAGCTTAGCCTTTTTAGGCTATGCGGTGACAACTACGGATGAATATACTGCCAGCCCCAGCACAGTATTAACCATAGATGCAGCAAACGGGGTGCTCACGAATGATGAAGGGGTGACCAGCGCCAATTTAGTCAGCGATGTCAGCCATGGCGCGCTTGTGCTTGATCAGGACGGCTCCTTTGAATACACGCCTGCACCAGGTTATGTCGGTGCAGACAGTTTTACCTACCGCTCAATGAAAAATGGCCGCCATGGCAACAGCGCCAAGGTGACCCTCTGGGTAAGGGATAACACAGCTCCCCTAGTGCTGCATTACGACTTTGATAATAGCAATGAACAGGTCATTAAAGATACCGCTTCCGGTGTGCCTGCCGCCGTAGTGAAATCCGGGATCAGTTTTGAACATCCCGGAGCCGTTAACACTTCGGCTTATTTTGACGGCAATACCGTACTGCATTACCTGAGCGAATACCCGGTTTATGCCTTTTTAGATCTCAGCACAGAGCAAGATTTCAGTATTTCCGCCTGGGTGAAACCTGATGCCGGTATCAGCGGTGAGCCTATCCTGATCAGCAATAAATATTACTACAACAGCAAGTGGGGCTTTGCTTTTACCCTGGCCAACAACGGCACGGCTATCAAGGCTTTTGTCGGCAGTTATGATCATCAAAACCATGTTGATAAAAGCAAAAGTGTGATTGGCGGTGATATCAATTTAACCGACGGCCAGTGGCACCATGTCGCGGTGACATTTGGCTTTACTGAAAATGCCATGAAACTCTATATCGACGGTAAGCTTGTTGGAGAAACGGATTTGACCGGCCTGTCGGGTGAGATCAATAAATACGAATCCGCCATCGGCGACGGCTCAGGCGGCGGTAATGGCAGCTCGCAATCTTATAAAGGTTATATGGATGAGTTACGTCTTTACCGCAAAAGCCTGTCGGCGGATGAAATCAATAACCTGTATTTAAAGCTCAACTAA
- the smc gene encoding chromosome segregation protein SMC: MRLKQIKLAGFKSFVDPTKVPFEQQMTAIVGPNGCGKSNIIDAVRWVLGESSAKNLRGDAMTDVIFNGAATRKPVGQASVELLFENTTGRLQGSMADRSEVSIKRSVNRDSINSYFLNGSKCRRKDITDIFLGTGLGPRSYAIIEQGTISRLIESKPQELRVFIEEAAGISKYKERRRDTENRIRHTRENLERLSDIRSELALQVDKLHQQAEAAKRFKTLKASERKYKAELAVLRWRAFDEKYKFNQQEITRRQGEVEDLVLKKNQQQAALFKAKQALTDDSDELVKLQQQKLQKSNDIARLEQNLKHSKQRQQLLLQELEKYRQQVEQASKEVSADEEKLARVSLMLDEKLPALALAQEQLAQLQQMAEQYQDEQQKWQQSWELYQQELNEHKRLQALLESKISAQLVLIERSQARQQALTDESGQLEQHQQGQVVDGQQQALTLAQASLDEGLYQQQELTEQISGLQQQITEHQQGLAKSQGLEQALVANLSQLEDRQAQQPEWGLEQTNWLKSQNIDYHGAFFEELTVEPDWEPAVEQVLSYWLEAGVVDNLPSVLPLETALLVTKHGNDVVGSSLESKLESKPKTLAEKVSGAGPFQPWLNQIYVAADLGAARLLLVSLAPGESVICPDGSWLGHGFLKKGTPGVSSDALQRKQNITALKAQLAALGDERSGHEQALQALTQTLKQAQQQDKDLTGQLKQVREQVQQLQQELLLTKQQVKHEQQRSALIQSELGQLSGQIKAEQGELERLQHEQAESSAGREDEARTRTLKAQQEQILQQLQTVQVKIRNCQQESHQQALEIEQGKSQKSHLQHNITRASEQLTRLKQQLEESKQQLALLTDPGEQDSSILQHQLEQMQTLEQALAVITEKQTGAQRSIAEIEQQQQANQKQQEKLKEQMAKYQLDGESYRLRAEASLEQLAEMQQSLPEVRASMPAEAKESVWQGHIIRLGKDINQLGAINLAAIEEYNSQMARKTFLDSQNDDLTQAITTLESAIEKIDKESRHKFKLTFDQVNQDLKGLFPKVFGGGSAYLALTGDDLLDTGVSIMARPPGKKNSTIHLLSGGEKALTALSLVFAIFRLNPAPFCMLDEVDAPLDDANVGRFCNLVREMSQTVQFIYISHNKIAMEMASHLTGVTMFEPGVSRMVAVDIDEAIAMAEVS; encoded by the coding sequence ATGCGTCTAAAGCAAATTAAACTTGCGGGTTTTAAATCCTTTGTTGATCCAACCAAGGTGCCTTTTGAACAGCAAATGACCGCTATCGTCGGTCCCAACGGCTGTGGTAAATCCAATATTATCGATGCGGTGCGCTGGGTGCTGGGGGAAAGCTCGGCAAAAAACTTGCGCGGCGATGCCATGACCGACGTTATCTTCAACGGCGCCGCCACCCGAAAACCCGTGGGCCAGGCCAGTGTTGAACTCTTGTTTGAAAATACCACCGGACGTTTACAGGGCTCAATGGCGGATCGCAGCGAAGTTTCCATTAAACGCAGCGTTAACCGCGACAGCATCAACAGTTATTTCCTCAACGGCTCTAAATGCCGCCGTAAAGACATTACCGATATCTTTTTAGGCACAGGCCTGGGGCCGAGAAGTTATGCCATTATCGAGCAAGGCACCATTTCCCGGTTGATCGAATCCAAGCCGCAGGAGTTAAGGGTGTTTATCGAAGAGGCGGCGGGGATCTCCAAATACAAAGAGCGCCGCAGAGACACCGAGAACCGGATCCGCCATACCCGGGAAAATTTAGAGCGCCTGTCGGATATTCGCAGCGAACTGGCATTGCAGGTGGATAAATTACATCAGCAGGCAGAAGCGGCCAAACGTTTTAAAACCCTTAAAGCCAGCGAGCGCAAATATAAGGCCGAACTGGCAGTATTGCGCTGGCGCGCCTTTGATGAAAAATATAAGTTTAACCAGCAGGAAATTACCCGTCGTCAGGGAGAAGTTGAAGACCTGGTGCTGAAGAAAAACCAGCAGCAGGCGGCGCTTTTTAAGGCCAAACAGGCGCTGACCGACGACAGCGACGAACTGGTGAAGCTGCAACAGCAAAAATTGCAAAAAAGCAATGATATCGCCCGCCTCGAACAAAACCTCAAACACAGCAAACAGCGCCAGCAATTGCTGCTGCAAGAGCTGGAAAAGTATCGCCAGCAAGTTGAACAGGCGAGCAAAGAGGTGAGCGCGGACGAAGAAAAACTGGCCCGGGTCAGCCTGATGCTGGATGAAAAGCTGCCTGCGCTGGCACTTGCCCAGGAGCAGCTGGCGCAATTGCAACAGATGGCGGAGCAATACCAGGATGAACAACAAAAGTGGCAACAAAGCTGGGAGCTGTATCAGCAGGAGCTGAATGAACACAAGCGTCTTCAGGCATTGCTGGAAAGCAAGATCAGCGCGCAGTTGGTACTTATCGAGCGAAGTCAGGCCCGGCAACAGGCGCTGACGGATGAAAGCGGGCAACTGGAGCAACATCAGCAGGGGCAAGTTGTCGATGGGCAGCAACAGGCACTTACCCTGGCACAGGCAAGCCTGGATGAAGGTTTGTATCAGCAGCAGGAATTGACGGAACAAATTTCAGGATTACAACAACAAATAACAGAGCACCAACAAGGGCTTGCCAAAAGCCAGGGGCTTGAGCAGGCGCTTGTTGCTAATTTAAGTCAGCTTGAGGACAGGCAGGCACAGCAGCCAGAATGGGGACTGGAGCAAACAAACTGGCTAAAAAGCCAGAATATTGATTATCACGGTGCTTTTTTCGAGGAGTTAACGGTTGAACCTGACTGGGAGCCGGCCGTTGAACAGGTATTATCGTACTGGCTTGAAGCCGGGGTTGTCGATAACTTACCGTCAGTACTGCCGCTGGAGACGGCGTTATTGGTTACAAAGCACGGTAATGATGTTGTGGGCAGCTCTCTTGAAAGTAAACTTGAAAGCAAGCCGAAAACCCTGGCGGAAAAAGTAAGCGGGGCAGGGCCTTTCCAGCCCTGGCTAAATCAAATCTATGTCGCAGCAGATTTGGGTGCTGCACGATTATTGCTTGTATCACTGGCCCCCGGGGAGTCGGTAATTTGCCCAGATGGCAGCTGGTTAGGGCACGGCTTTTTAAAAAAGGGCACCCCGGGTGTTTCATCGGATGCTTTGCAGCGTAAGCAAAATATTACGGCACTGAAAGCCCAACTGGCAGCCCTTGGGGATGAAAGAAGCGGGCACGAGCAAGCCTTACAAGCCCTGACGCAAACCTTGAAACAGGCGCAGCAGCAGGATAAAGATCTCACCGGGCAGTTAAAACAAGTCAGGGAACAGGTCCAGCAGTTACAGCAAGAGTTGTTGTTAACCAAGCAGCAAGTAAAACATGAACAGCAAAGAAGCGCACTGATACAGTCAGAACTTGGGCAGTTATCCGGGCAAATAAAAGCCGAGCAGGGCGAACTTGAGCGCCTGCAGCATGAGCAGGCAGAGAGTAGCGCAGGGCGTGAAGATGAAGCCCGCACCCGGACGCTGAAAGCACAGCAGGAGCAAATCCTGCAGCAATTGCAAACGGTGCAGGTGAAAATCCGTAATTGCCAGCAGGAAAGTCATCAACAGGCACTGGAAATAGAGCAGGGCAAAAGCCAGAAGTCTCATCTTCAGCACAATATCACCAGGGCGTCGGAGCAACTGACAAGGTTAAAACAACAGTTAGAGGAAAGTAAGCAGCAGCTGGCATTGTTAACGGACCCGGGTGAGCAAGACAGCAGTATCTTGCAGCATCAGCTCGAACAAATGCAGACCTTGGAACAGGCATTGGCCGTTATCACGGAAAAACAAACAGGTGCCCAACGCAGTATTGCCGAAATAGAGCAGCAGCAACAAGCCAACCAGAAACAGCAGGAAAAACTCAAAGAGCAGATGGCAAAATATCAGCTCGACGGTGAGAGCTACCGGCTGCGCGCCGAAGCATCGTTAGAGCAGCTGGCTGAAATGCAGCAAAGTTTGCCCGAGGTCAGGGCTTCGATGCCTGCCGAGGCAAAAGAGTCTGTGTGGCAGGGACATATTATTCGTCTCGGTAAAGACATCAATCAGCTCGGGGCGATTAATTTAGCGGCAATTGAAGAATATAACAGCCAGATGGCACGAAAAACTTTCCTGGATTCGCAAAATGATGATTTAACTCAAGCGATTACCACGTTAGAATCAGCGATAGAAAAAATTGATAAAGAAAGCCGTCATAAATTTAAACTCACCTTTGATCAGGTTAACCAGGATCTTAAAGGTTTGTTTCCAAAAGTTTTTGGCGGCGGTAGTGCTTATCTAGCCTTAACCGGTGATGATTTGCTCGATACCGGGGTCAGCATCATGGCCCGGCCGCCGGGCAAAAAAAATAGCACAATTCACCTGTTATCGGGTGGTGAAAAGGCGCTGACCGCTTTATCATTGGTGTTTGCCATCTTCAGGTTAAATCCGGCACCTTTTTGTATGCTGGATGAAGTGGATGCCCCGTTGGATGATGCCAATGTGGGACGGTTTTGTAACCTGGTGCGGGAAATGTCGCAAACGGTACAGTTTATCTATATCAGTCATAATAAAATTGCGATGGAAATGGCTTCTCATCTCACCGGCGTGACCATGTTTGAACCGGGTGTTTCAAGAATGGTCGCCGTTGATATTGATGAAGCGATTGCTATGGCAGAAGTATCTTAA